From the Natrarchaeobaculum aegyptiacum genome, one window contains:
- a CDS encoding DNA methyltransferase, with amino-acid sequence MADDGDGDEERHRQSRLFTDDDGGFDAERAREESLPVEDGELVDTDELADHQRYVEGRGIYDERNRVNDLTGREWKYATKSVIPEGYPPDVQHDLRSEHGGQKPPRLCAELIGRFSKAGDTVLDPFAGVGGTLLGASFCEHEGTGLREAIGFERNPRWIEIYEEVIERENAERRARGEPPLAGQNMRQGDCAALIEDVPDDSVDLLLTDVPYWHMDELEQTRNERATRESKLGAFDAEGDARAGDVARPEAEETQSKSDWLADMAAKFDRFADAVHPDGHVVVFIGDMYREQSYEFLSADLARAIESTAPLTLAANLIWYDPTKDLHVYGYPFSFVPSMVHQNVLVFRLDDGD; translated from the coding sequence ATGGCCGACGACGGGGACGGCGACGAGGAGCGACACCGCCAGAGTCGGCTGTTCACCGACGACGACGGCGGGTTCGACGCCGAACGGGCACGCGAAGAGTCCTTGCCGGTCGAAGACGGCGAACTGGTCGACACCGACGAACTGGCCGACCACCAGCGATACGTCGAGGGTCGGGGGATCTACGACGAGCGCAACCGGGTCAACGACCTCACCGGCCGAGAGTGGAAGTACGCCACGAAGTCCGTGATCCCGGAGGGCTACCCGCCAGACGTCCAGCACGACCTGCGAAGCGAACACGGCGGCCAGAAACCGCCTCGCCTGTGTGCCGAACTGATCGGTCGGTTCAGCAAGGCCGGAGACACGGTTCTGGACCCGTTCGCCGGCGTCGGCGGCACCTTGCTCGGCGCGAGTTTCTGCGAGCACGAGGGGACCGGCCTGCGGGAGGCGATCGGCTTCGAGCGCAATCCGCGGTGGATCGAAATCTACGAGGAGGTCATAGAGCGAGAAAACGCCGAGCGGCGCGCTCGTGGTGAGCCACCACTTGCCGGGCAGAACATGCGCCAGGGCGACTGCGCGGCGCTCATCGAGGACGTCCCCGACGACTCCGTCGACCTCCTGCTGACAGACGTCCCCTACTGGCACATGGACGAACTCGAGCAGACGCGCAACGAGCGAGCGACCCGGGAGAGTAAACTCGGGGCGTTCGACGCCGAGGGAGACGCGAGGGCAGGTGACGTGGCTCGACCCGAAGCCGAGGAAACGCAGTCGAAATCGGACTGGCTCGCGGACATGGCCGCGAAGTTCGATCGTTTCGCCGACGCGGTCCATCCCGATGGACACGTCGTCGTCTTCATCGGCGACATGTACCGCGAGCAGTCTTACGAGTTCCTCTCGGCCGACCTCGCCCGCGCCATCGAGTCGACCGCCCCCCTGACGCTCGCGGCGAACCTGATCTGGTACGACCCGACGAAAGACCTCCACGTATACGGCTACCCGTTCTCGTTCGTTCCCTCGATGGTCCACCAGAACGTACTCGTCTTTCGACTCGACGACGGCGACTGA
- a CDS encoding HEWD family protein, translated as MSAQVRAPTARVCERCGRAEYWDAELGAWQIDSEDGEKQVGSPHCLHEWDITGTFNPVVDDS; from the coding sequence ATGAGCGCACAGGTACGAGCCCCGACCGCTCGGGTCTGCGAACGGTGCGGACGGGCGGAATACTGGGATGCAGAACTCGGCGCGTGGCAGATCGACAGTGAAGACGGCGAGAAACAGGTTGGCAGCCCCCACTGCCTTCACGAGTGGGACATCACCGGCACGTTCAACCCGGTCGTCGACGACAGCTGA
- the cutA gene encoding divalent-cation tolerance protein CutA → MTTVYVTVPTDHADDIATTLVEERLAACVNRFPITSTYRWEDEVHTDDEVALLVKTTDKAYRELEERVLDLHPHDVPCIERFNESHVLEAFADWREEATT, encoded by the coding sequence ATGACGACAGTCTACGTGACGGTACCGACCGACCACGCTGACGACATCGCGACGACGCTCGTCGAGGAACGCCTCGCCGCCTGCGTCAACCGATTTCCCATCACGTCGACGTACCGCTGGGAAGACGAGGTTCACACCGACGACGAGGTCGCCCTCCTCGTCAAGACCACCGACAAAGCCTACAGGGAACTCGAGGAACGCGTTCTCGACCTCCATCCGCACGACGTACCGTGTATCGAACGTTTCAACGAGAGTCACGTTCTGGAGGCCTTCGCCGACTGGCGAGAAGAGGCTACGACGTGA
- a CDS encoding 50S ribosomal protein L11, which produces MAGTIEVLVPGGQANPGPPLGPELGPTPVDVQAVVQEINDQTEAFDGTEVPVTVEYEDDGSFEIDVGVPPTAALVKDEAGFETGSGEPQEDFVADLSIDQVKKIAEQKKPDLLAYDTKNAAKEVVGTCASMGVTIEGDDAREFKEKVDDGEYDDVLAEA; this is translated from the coding sequence ATGGCTGGAACCATCGAAGTGCTCGTTCCGGGTGGCCAGGCCAACCCTGGCCCGCCGCTCGGTCCCGAGCTCGGACCGACGCCCGTCGACGTACAGGCGGTCGTACAGGAGATCAACGACCAGACCGAAGCGTTCGACGGCACGGAAGTGCCGGTTACCGTCGAGTACGAAGACGACGGCTCCTTCGAGATCGACGTCGGTGTCCCGCCGACGGCCGCACTCGTCAAGGACGAAGCTGGCTTCGAGACCGGCAGCGGCGAGCCCCAGGAGGACTTCGTCGCCGACCTCTCGATCGACCAGGTCAAGAAGATCGCCGAGCAGAAGAAACCCGACCTGCTCGCCTACGACACCAAAAACGCCGCGAAGGAAGTCGTCGGCACCTGCGCCTCGATGGGCGTCACTATCGAAGGCGACGACGCTCGCGAGTTCAAGGAGAAAGTCGACGACGGCGAGTACGACGACGTGCTCGCTGAGGCGTAA
- a CDS encoding DEAD/DEAH box helicase — MTHDTPQAGDRVPITGDELVDSFPRAGTTADVTVLERPGRPASTVPPDSVLPPELAGALADDLYSHQATVLEALDRGEHVCVSTSTSSGKSRIYALQIARNLLEARARGDSSTAYLCYPTKALSRDQERALTDFFDELGLEVAVGVYDGDTKSGDRRRIREESDVIITNFAGVNTYLHDHDRWASFLASCELLVIDESHTYTGVHGMHVAWIVRRLKRVLAYYDADPQFVLTSATIGNPGEHSSVLIDEQATVVDEDGSPAGPRDLVLWNPPFREREADDDAAAIERVPATVDAPRLLSHLTYEGAQTLLFAPSRKLAELSVERALGHREETTRYYTSPDRSAAIEPYHAGLSRTARHSTEHQLETGVLDGVASTSALELGIDVGELDATVQLGYPGQRQSFWQQIGRAGRGTSRALSVLVADHRTLDQYVVSNPDYLLESGVEDAVVDVDNDAVFAQHLRCAADELALDRSDAGDFGDPERLERAVEMWRRAGQLSGSLETGVSYAGPPRPQRSISLYATTGEEYEVRLAPEFDDHHDPGMEPLAKERVLRDFHEGAVRLHQGQQYEVVAVDHESHRPSVTVQPVDVDYYTRSRTDVTVLDAVSEESREIGDFRLHVGRGRVVIAHDTYDELEIDGGEKRAQGLPTDNPPLSIETQLCWLEVPRNVEQTLLERYRDFSVPDLEDDLAETAHLGYAGGLHAAEHATIGVAPLELMVDKRDLGGLATLSLDAHLAQPPGETGAIDAAEGPAPRNAAAAEATVRDIAGRLDEMPASGWFIYDGIDGGLGFARAIYENFEAVVRRARDLIADCDCGRVDGCPACVMDDQCGNDNQPLHREAAVDVLESLLEGDAAADLADEPAEPGRRPTLFYA, encoded by the coding sequence ATGACTCACGACACTCCCCAAGCTGGCGACCGCGTGCCGATCACCGGTGACGAACTCGTCGACTCGTTCCCGCGCGCTGGAACGACGGCGGACGTCACCGTCCTCGAGCGTCCGGGCCGACCCGCGTCGACGGTCCCGCCTGATTCGGTGCTCCCCCCCGAACTCGCCGGTGCGCTCGCGGACGATCTCTACTCCCATCAGGCGACCGTGCTCGAGGCGCTCGATCGCGGCGAGCACGTCTGTGTCTCGACGAGCACGTCTTCGGGAAAAAGCCGAATCTACGCGCTCCAGATCGCCCGGAACCTCCTCGAGGCCCGCGCTCGCGGTGACTCCTCGACGGCCTATCTGTGTTACCCGACGAAAGCTCTCTCGCGAGACCAGGAACGCGCGCTGACCGACTTCTTCGACGAACTCGGGCTCGAGGTCGCGGTCGGCGTCTACGACGGCGACACGAAATCCGGCGATCGACGGCGGATTCGTGAGGAGTCGGACGTGATAATCACGAACTTCGCTGGCGTAAACACGTACCTCCACGATCACGACCGGTGGGCCAGCTTTCTCGCATCCTGTGAGCTGCTCGTCATCGACGAGTCTCACACGTACACCGGCGTCCACGGGATGCACGTCGCCTGGATCGTCCGTCGGCTGAAGCGCGTCCTCGCGTACTACGACGCCGACCCGCAGTTCGTGCTGACGAGCGCGACGATCGGGAATCCCGGGGAGCACTCGAGCGTGCTGATCGACGAACAGGCCACGGTCGTCGACGAAGACGGCTCGCCGGCCGGACCGCGAGACCTCGTGCTCTGGAACCCGCCGTTTCGTGAGCGAGAGGCTGACGACGATGCCGCAGCCATCGAGCGGGTCCCTGCCACCGTCGACGCCCCGCGACTCCTCTCACACCTGACCTACGAGGGTGCCCAGACGCTGCTCTTTGCTCCCTCGCGCAAACTCGCCGAACTCTCGGTCGAGCGCGCGCTGGGCCACCGCGAGGAGACAACGCGATACTACACCAGTCCCGACCGCAGCGCCGCGATCGAACCGTATCACGCGGGGCTGTCACGCACCGCCCGCCACAGCACGGAACACCAGCTCGAGACCGGCGTCCTCGACGGCGTCGCATCCACGAGTGCCCTCGAGCTCGGCATCGACGTCGGGGAACTGGACGCGACGGTGCAACTTGGCTACCCCGGCCAGCGCCAGTCGTTCTGGCAGCAGATCGGCCGTGCGGGCCGGGGAACCAGTCGGGCCCTCTCCGTGCTCGTCGCCGACCACCGAACACTGGACCAGTACGTCGTCTCCAATCCCGACTACCTGCTCGAGTCGGGCGTCGAGGACGCCGTCGTCGACGTGGACAACGACGCCGTCTTCGCCCAGCACCTGCGCTGTGCAGCGGACGAACTCGCGCTCGACCGCTCCGATGCAGGGGATTTTGGGGACCCGGAGCGCCTCGAGCGCGCCGTCGAGATGTGGCGACGTGCAGGGCAGCTGTCGGGCTCGCTCGAGACCGGCGTCTCTTACGCGGGGCCGCCGCGACCCCAGCGATCGATCTCGCTGTACGCGACGACGGGCGAGGAGTACGAGGTTCGACTGGCACCGGAATTCGACGATCACCACGATCCGGGGATGGAACCACTCGCCAAAGAACGCGTCCTGCGGGACTTTCACGAGGGGGCCGTCCGGCTTCACCAGGGCCAGCAGTACGAGGTTGTCGCAGTCGACCACGAGTCCCACCGGCCCTCGGTGACGGTCCAGCCGGTGGACGTCGACTACTACACGCGAAGCCGGACCGACGTGACCGTCCTCGACGCCGTCTCGGAGGAGTCACGCGAGATCGGCGACTTTCGGCTCCACGTCGGTCGCGGCCGCGTCGTCATCGCTCACGACACCTACGACGAACTCGAGATCGACGGCGGCGAGAAACGAGCGCAGGGGCTGCCGACCGACAACCCGCCACTGTCGATCGAGACGCAACTCTGCTGGCTCGAGGTTCCCCGGAACGTCGAGCAGACGCTTCTCGAGCGCTACCGCGACTTCTCCGTTCCGGATCTCGAGGACGACCTCGCAGAGACGGCCCACCTCGGCTACGCGGGCGGCCTCCACGCCGCCGAACACGCGACCATCGGAGTCGCCCCGCTCGAGTTGATGGTCGACAAGCGCGACCTCGGTGGGCTGGCGACGCTCTCACTCGACGCCCACCTCGCTCAGCCTCCCGGCGAGACCGGTGCTATCGACGCGGCGGAAGGTCCAGCGCCACGCAACGCCGCCGCTGCGGAGGCCACCGTCCGCGATATTGCGGGTCGACTGGACGAGATGCCTGCGAGCGGCTGGTTCATCTACGACGGCATCGACGGCGGCCTCGGGTTCGCCCGCGCGATCTACGAGAACTTCGAGGCCGTCGTCCGACGAGCTCGCGACCTGATCGCCGACTGTGACTGCGGCCGCGTCGACGGCTGTCCCGCCTGCGTGATGGACGACCAGTGTGGCAACGACAACCAGCCGCTTCACCGCGAGGCGGCCGTCGACGTCCTCGAGTCACTTCTCGAGGGCGACGCTGCGGCCGATCTCGCGGACGAACCGGCAGAGCCCGGGCGGCGGCCAACGCTATTTTACGCCTGA
- a CDS encoding ribonuclease H-like domain-containing protein, whose amino-acid sequence MIARAGVRLLALPPSAVADRPAATLEDVAATLEPEAVWVPGPARRPQTFARARRAFDVPVVHPPLEAGGDPVDEWSIDDDGGVAVGVVPRLEGVDASVVDDQWASVSDDPITLLCDQVETIVRPTELTTSLTHARDLAETLPTDRGTTLLTASEPAGYDERWHLESESGEIRTVDHDPATAPPRHVDDCVSVRVVGAGPVEAYDDRTSFALVELTDDGVERVDTHAVTNFGLESVSGVGPKTAGRLSDEGVETRSDLLETPIDSLTTLPGIGRERAETMHAHARVLESGEPRRVTDDPLPGENWSRPPLCLDVETDGLSPTIIWQIGVYDPKSDDHHAFVERDDPTDTVRVLESFCDWLLDVHPDRALVTWNGWQFDYRYLGSFIARHVSYYHDEWESIPKYDLYDWAVREDNAILPGRTNQLEDVATALGYEDAGTGLDGAETAAAYQRFARTGEELEWDRHEAYCEDDCRALWHVYERLADTPRRSIRGSRGGRAGASDRSPGDDGTPTESAGRPTTEQTGLGDF is encoded by the coding sequence ATGATCGCTCGAGCAGGTGTTCGTCTCCTCGCGCTCCCACCCTCTGCAGTCGCCGATCGGCCGGCGGCGACACTCGAGGACGTGGCGGCGACGCTCGAGCCAGAGGCGGTCTGGGTTCCGGGGCCGGCCCGTAGACCACAGACCTTCGCGCGCGCACGTCGCGCGTTCGACGTTCCGGTGGTTCACCCGCCGCTCGAGGCTGGCGGCGATCCAGTCGACGAATGGTCGATCGACGACGATGGTGGCGTTGCAGTGGGCGTCGTTCCACGACTCGAGGGGGTCGACGCCTCGGTCGTGGACGACCAGTGGGCCTCGGTGAGCGACGATCCGATCACGCTGTTGTGTGATCAGGTCGAGACGATCGTCCGACCGACCGAGCTGACCACCTCGCTCACCCACGCTCGTGACCTCGCCGAGACGTTGCCGACTGACCGGGGGACGACGCTCCTGACCGCGAGCGAGCCAGCGGGGTACGACGAACGCTGGCACCTCGAGTCGGAGTCGGGCGAAATTCGCACCGTCGACCACGATCCTGCAACGGCTCCCCCACGGCACGTCGACGACTGCGTCTCGGTCCGCGTCGTCGGCGCTGGTCCCGTCGAGGCCTACGACGACCGGACCTCGTTCGCACTGGTCGAACTCACCGACGACGGTGTCGAACGGGTCGATACCCACGCCGTGACGAACTTCGGCCTCGAGTCCGTCTCCGGCGTCGGCCCGAAGACGGCCGGACGGCTGTCCGACGAGGGCGTCGAAACTCGTAGCGACCTCCTCGAAACGCCGATCGACTCCCTCACGACGCTCCCCGGGATCGGCCGCGAACGCGCCGAAACGATGCACGCTCACGCTCGAGTGCTCGAGTCGGGCGAGCCCAGACGTGTGACCGACGACCCGCTGCCGGGTGAGAACTGGTCGAGACCGCCGCTCTGTCTGGACGTCGAGACCGACGGGCTCTCGCCGACGATCATCTGGCAGATCGGGGTCTACGACCCCAAGAGCGACGATCACCACGCGTTCGTCGAACGCGACGATCCGACCGATACGGTGCGGGTGCTCGAGTCCTTCTGTGACTGGTTGCTCGACGTCCACCCGGACCGGGCACTGGTCACCTGGAACGGCTGGCAGTTCGACTATCGCTACCTCGGGTCGTTCATCGCCCGGCACGTCTCCTACTACCACGACGAGTGGGAGTCGATTCCGAAGTACGACCTCTACGACTGGGCCGTCCGCGAGGACAACGCGATCCTTCCCGGCCGGACGAATCAGCTCGAGGACGTGGCGACTGCCCTCGGCTACGAGGATGCTGGCACCGGTCTCGACGGTGCGGAGACGGCAGCGGCCTACCAGCGCTTCGCACGCACGGGCGAAGAACTCGAATGGGACCGCCACGAGGCCTACTGCGAGGACGATTGCCGTGCGCTCTGGCACGTTTACGAACGGCTTGCGGACACACCGCGGCGGTCGATCCGTGGGTCGCGGGGCGGTCGTGCGGGTGCGTCCGATCGATCGCCCGGCGACGACGGAACGCCGACCGAATCGGCCGGACGGCCGACGACCGAACAGACCGGACTCGGTGATTTCTGA
- a CDS encoding antitoxin VapB family protein, whose protein sequence is MGDREYRNVRLTEDAYQQLKRRKQPGESFSDTVERIAGERSLLDLAGILTEDEADQMRDAIRNREEQSRDRLDRFTDRMES, encoded by the coding sequence ATGGGGGATAGAGAGTATCGAAATGTACGACTAACTGAGGACGCCTATCAACAGCTTAAACGCCGAAAACAGCCCGGAGAGTCGTTTTCGGATACCGTAGAGCGGATCGCTGGTGAACGGTCGTTGCTCGACCTCGCCGGAATACTAACCGAGGACGAGGCCGATCAGATGCGAGATGCAATTCGTAATCGGGAAGAGCAGTCGCGTGATCGACTCGACCGGTTTACAGACCGGATGGAATCGTGA
- a CDS encoding PIN domain-containing protein, producing MQDSDRAVGQIRELEHEGVPLHISSMSLFELNHSVERVSDSDARRRRIEAVLETKPVYPADEAVMKKAGRVDGRLTTDGNAIGVGDTIIAATALVHEEAVLTRNVDHFDRIDGLDVCPY from the coding sequence ATGCAGGATTCTGACCGAGCCGTCGGGCAGATCCGAGAATTGGAACACGAGGGAGTCCCACTCCACATTTCGTCGATGTCACTATTCGAGCTGAATCACAGCGTCGAACGGGTTTCAGATTCAGACGCGAGACGCCGTCGGATTGAGGCCGTACTCGAGACCAAACCAGTCTATCCAGCAGACGAGGCGGTGATGAAGAAAGCAGGGCGGGTTGACGGCCGACTGACCACAGATGGGAACGCAATTGGGGTCGGTGATACGATCATTGCTGCAACTGCACTCGTCCACGAAGAAGCCGTCCTCACGAGAAACGTCGATCATTTCGACCGAATTGACGGTCTCGACGTTTGTCCGTACTAA
- the thyA gene encoding thymidylate synthase, translated as MQQYLELVDAALGTGTYKPNRTGVDTISSFSEHYEVDLQEGYPLLTTKKMDGYRWNSMLHEVCWYLSGEEHIRDLREETKIWDAWADDEGRLDTAYGRFWRRYPIPEAGAHLEGETWPDADQRWVTEEAEGRRTFDQLQYVIDALSDSPNSRRLVVNAWHPANAAVSTLPPCHYTFVFNVQGDRLNCHLTQRSGDIALGVPFNIAAYSLLTTVVAQQTGFEPGTFGHTVVDAHVYCGRGDRGAWYADNLETLQTRLADVDDREEYREIREWLESEAPAEDEGDERLDHVPGLLEQLSREPLDRPTLEVADVSIDELAYEDVELVDYESHDGIAFSVAE; from the coding sequence ATGCAACAGTACCTCGAGCTCGTCGACGCCGCACTCGGGACGGGCACCTACAAGCCCAACCGGACCGGCGTCGACACGATTTCGTCGTTCAGCGAGCACTACGAGGTCGACCTTCAGGAGGGCTACCCGCTGCTGACGACGAAGAAGATGGACGGCTACCGGTGGAACTCGATGCTCCACGAGGTCTGCTGGTACCTCTCGGGAGAAGAACACATCCGGGACCTTCGCGAGGAGACGAAGATCTGGGACGCCTGGGCCGACGACGAAGGTCGCCTCGACACCGCCTACGGGCGCTTCTGGCGACGCTACCCGATTCCGGAGGCAGGGGCACACCTCGAAGGTGAGACCTGGCCCGACGCAGACCAGCGCTGGGTCACCGAGGAAGCGGAGGGCCGCCGAACCTTCGACCAGCTCCAGTACGTGATCGACGCGCTCTCCGACTCGCCGAACTCCCGCCGGCTCGTCGTCAACGCCTGGCATCCCGCGAACGCCGCCGTCTCGACGCTCCCCCCGTGTCACTACACGTTCGTCTTCAACGTTCAGGGCGACCGGCTCAACTGTCACCTCACCCAGCGCTCGGGCGACATCGCACTCGGCGTCCCGTTCAACATCGCAGCGTACTCCCTCCTGACGACCGTCGTCGCCCAGCAGACCGGCTTCGAGCCCGGCACGTTCGGCCACACCGTAGTCGACGCCCACGTCTACTGCGGCCGCGGCGACCGCGGGGCGTGGTACGCCGACAACCTCGAGACCCTCCAGACTCGACTCGCCGACGTCGACGACCGCGAGGAGTACCGCGAGATCCGCGAGTGGCTCGAGTCCGAAGCGCCGGCGGAGGACGAGGGTGACGAACGACTGGATCACGTCCCCGGGCTGCTCGAGCAACTTTCGCGAGAACCGCTCGACCGCCCGACCCTCGAGGTGGCCGACGTCTCGATCGACGAGCTGGCCTACGAGGACGTCGAACTGGTCGACTACGAATCCCACGACGGAATCGCGTTCTCGGTGGCCGAATGA
- a CDS encoding dihydrofolate reductase: MTDAGGDAATADPIIETDLELVGIVAVADNGVIGVDGEMPWHLPEDLQHFKETTMDHPVIMGRVTYEGIVETLGEPLPGRTTIVLTSRDLETPENAVTAGSLEAALEEAEMAAHEHHEDADRIFVAGGATVYEQFLPALDRLIVTEVAAAPEGDTRFPAWDRSAFREVSRDDRDGFAFVEYVRGR; encoded by the coding sequence ATGACCGACGCGGGAGGCGACGCGGCGACGGCAGATCCGATCATCGAGACCGATCTGGAACTCGTCGGGATCGTCGCCGTCGCCGATAACGGCGTCATCGGAGTCGACGGTGAGATGCCGTGGCACCTCCCCGAGGACCTCCAGCACTTCAAGGAGACGACGATGGATCACCCGGTGATCATGGGTCGTGTAACCTACGAGGGAATCGTCGAGACCCTCGGCGAGCCCCTGCCGGGCCGGACGACGATCGTCCTGACGAGTCGTGACCTCGAGACGCCCGAGAACGCCGTTACTGCCGGAAGTCTCGAGGCGGCACTCGAGGAAGCCGAGATGGCGGCGCACGAGCATCACGAGGACGCAGACCGGATCTTCGTCGCCGGTGGTGCGACCGTCTACGAACAGTTCCTGCCGGCGCTCGACCGCCTGATCGTCACCGAAGTCGCTGCCGCCCCGGAGGGAGACACCAGATTCCCGGCGTGGGACAGGAGTGCGTTCCGTGAGGTATCTCGCGACGACCGGGACGGATTCGCGTTCGTCGAGTACGTCCGCGGCAGGTAA